The region GATAATTCCGCAGATAACTCCAAGAAATATGATAATGATGTCGAATATTTTCACGCGTAATCGAAGCTCCGGTCCCTTAATTTTGATATGGAAAACACAAGGCCACACAAAAGATAACATAGTCCCAGTAAAACTACCTATAAGGCCCATCAGAAGTGCAAAATGCGGTATTATGATCGCTAGGATTAACGTTATAACGACCAGGCCCAACCTTAAGGTCAGTCCCCATACCTTTATGGAAAGATTATCGTCAAAACATGATGGGAACGGTTTACCCTTAAAGAATGACGTCTGGAATAGCTCAACAGCCGCATAGTACGGCAGTGGATACGAAAGCAAAGCTTTCGCAACCAAAATCAAATTAACTATAGCTTTGAATTCTCTAGAAGGCAGATTATTTGTTATCACCTCTTTAGTCTCGTCTCCCCAGGTAATGAAGCAAATGTAAGAGAACACGGCTTTGAAGACGGCGGCCGCCACGTGGGTCCAATGCATCATACAACTAAACTTCGAACGATCACGTAGGTTCCCCTCCAGAGAGGGCAGAAATATTTGCGACGTATAGCTAAACACTACGATACCTAAACTTATCGGAAATGTCCAGATGtcaattttgatttgaacTTTGCTAAATTGCCATTCAGACGCTTTCGTGAAGCAGTAGATGAGAATGATCGCGTTGATGAACATGTGGGCGACGGTACACCAAAAACTGAGCCAAGATACTGCTCGAAGGCTTTTCAAGAATGCGCAAGGCAATAAAAGTATAGAGCTAATCATTATCCAAGAAGTTAGATTCAATGGTGTGTTTGGGAAACTTCCAATGAGCAAATCTCCGCAAAGCACCAAGTAGAGGATGCAAgtcatcaataattcaataatcTGAGCGATGTTCACGATTCGACCCCCGAAGCGTTTACCCCAAACTTCCTCGGCAATTTCCACGTAACTATTACGCACACGAACTTTCTGGCCACAATCGTTAACCTCGTAGAGACAATCGACGAGAATCTTGCCCGTGTGGCAGCAGATATAGGCTATGATGACCATCGCAAATATGGCCCAGTAACCGCCCTGTAGAACAGCGTACGGGAAACTCACAATAAACATACCCTGAAAAGATACCAAAAATGTTTATGAACAATTGATTGAATAGTTTCACGCTGTAAGGAtatattttccttttttccAAAAGATAAAATGAACAAAGGAATGTGCCTTTTCCGATCTAATATATCACATGATATTTAGAAAATCTATCACATGTTAAGATAAGATCTATTACGCAGAGGGTgaatgcattttatttttatatcacTTGACGTGTTATGCAGAAAATTAGTTAGTCGTGACATGTGTTTTAACGTTTGACATCGGGTATTTTAGTTTCGTGATGTCGCCGATTATCAAGAAAATGGATTCAAGATTAACACGGTATCTCTTTCACACCTATTCGGATCGCAGACTCGTAAATTATCGACAACAGAACGTTCGGGTTCGTTTCGCGGggtttaattaaaaaattacaCTAGACCGTAAATTTCAATCAGCACCAACACGGCATCGTTTTCTCGCGATGCGAGTATCATCACTGATTCCGGGAGGTAACATCAGCGAAACGCGCTGCAACTgttttgaaaaacaaatacgTTATTGTTTCTGACGACCGTTTCgaaaagaatatttcatttcggtAAAGTGAAAAGGTCTGAAGTAGCGAGGCATTGAAAGCTGATTGCTCATGGGTATCATTGATTCATTCGATGTTAAATAGCTCTGTCATACACAGGTTGGATGTCAGCTCGGCCATTTAGGTTTACTGAAAACAATCCGCCTGGTATTGGAAAACTGTTTCAAATGATCCCTGACGGGAACGACATGGACCGATGACAGTTGTTGTCTTAATGCGTTTTTCGTGTCTTGCGGGCTAACGATGTTGGGGTTAGGATACAAGAGACTAAGTAGCCGATCAATAAGGATTAGAGACAAACCGCCTCTCGACTCCCCAATTTCTTGTATGATTGAATGCAAACTTCTATTATTACCGTTTGTTGTCGAGGTTGAGAATGAAGCACACCGAGCCATTACTTCATTcagtcattttcattcattttctgcCCGGTTATTCTTTTCTGGAAAAAATCTACTACAAAGCCTCCTTCGTTTGCGCTACGTGGTTTAAAAGTATGCGTTTAAGTATAGGACTGCTATAAGTATCAAATTTCGATATTCAAAAGCTTACACCGCAACGACGGGAATGAATACATTTCGGGAAAGTCGAAAATGATTTTCGTTGGTGACGATATAGTTTTTCGTTCGATACGGCGTTCACACGTATCGGatacacattttgaaaaaaacttctGGAGATATCATTAAATCGTgggaaaatatcaatatttctacTAGGTTGCAGGGATTTTGCGATGAAAAGTGATCGGCTCTCTTTATTAACGCCGATTGATCGATAATTCAGTGTCGAAAGGCTTTCCGTTAGCTAAAATCATCAGTCGGGCTATTGAGACTTCGATACGCGTCAAATATCGACGACAATTTGTTACGCGAAAAACATATTGGATGCGGGTAGAAATTCGCGTCAGCGACGAATATTGATAGGCAAAGTGCGGTCATGCTGAAATGCTCGGTAACTTGCACCCATTATCTTATAAGCTTGTCAGTAGTAGGTTATTCCACTTCGTTTCATAAAACCAATTTTGTCATAAATACGCACGTCTTCAAAATGTCCAGCACGTTATTAGAACATACTAGAATTACGAGTATA is a window of Tubulanus polymorphus chromosome 2, tnTubPoly1.2, whole genome shotgun sequence DNA encoding:
- the LOC141900001 gene encoding vesicular inhibitory amino acid transporter-like, whose translation is MFIVSFPYAVLQGGYWAIFAMVIIAYICCHTGKILVDCLYEVNDCGQKVRVRNSYVEIAEEVWGKRFGGRIVNIAQIIELLMTCILYLVLCGDLLIGSFPNTPLNLTSWIMISSILLLPCAFLKSLRAVSWLSFWCTVAHMFINAIILIYCFTKASEWQFSKVQIKIDIWTFPISLGIVVFSYTSQIFLPSLEGNLRDRSKFSCMMHWTHVAAAVFKAVFSYICFITWGDETKEVITNNLPSREFKAIVNLILVAKALLSYPLPYYAAVELFQTSFFKGKPFPSCFDDNLSIKVWGLTLRLGLVVITLILAIIIPHFALLMGLIGSFTGTMLSFVWPCVFHIKIKGPELRLRVKIFDIIIIFLGVICGIIGIYYSGHALLRALRGLSPEPGTKTIPIVNPPFGGSYVDSSTVGNLTDYGW